GCCTTTAGATGaataagattataaattatgcTTCACTAACCTAAATGCGTTTTGTTAAGAAAAGAGCCAAATAAACTGAGTCCTATATCAAGTCGCTGAAATATTAGTACCAGTGTTAGCAAATGTTTACTGTATGTGCTAATTTTCTGAATACACATGACTCCAATGACTGATTAAGTTCTTGCTTTGTGCTGTAGATCTACAAGCGGCTAGTCGATCTGCTGAGTTTACCAGCAGTAGATGCACAGGCGGCTGCAGTAGGGGCACTCTACAACCTCACTGAAGTGAATATGGACTGCAGGCTGAAGCTCGCCAGCGAACGATGGTGAGTGCTCCCACCTCAATTACGACAATCCACGAGACATTTAAGAGTAGCAACATTGATCTCATTTATTAATATCTTCTCTTGGATCAGGGCCGTTGATCGGCTCTTTAAGGTCGTGAGGGCTCCGCATCCCGTACCAGAGATCTGCAGGAAAGCGGCACTGGTTCTGGAGAGCTTGGTCTCGGAGCCTCAGAATCGGCCTCTGCTTCTAGCTCACGAGAGCACCTTTGCGGAGATACTGATGTCAGATGGAAAACATGCTGATACCTTTGCTCGTATACTATACGAGCTTACATCGAGGCCGAACAACAAAGCAACAACAGCCCGCGGCGTTTGGGGAATGTGAGCTTATTCTCAATCGAGGCTGGAGGATTAAGTTGCAGTAAATGCGTTCCTGTGATTATCGGGACTTGGTTTTTTCTGACTGAAAAAGATacgggaaaaagaaaaaagaagcataTGCTGATTCTCATGTAGATTGTTATGGCAAATGTTGTTACATTATGTAATCTTTTATTGATTTCTGACGATGTTATAGTCGAATGTTACCTTAAATTTGGGAGTGAGGTCGGATGTTGCTTACATCTAAGTACATACTAACAATGTATTCAACTAGAGGAAagcttattttcttattttgctccTATTGATCTTGTAATCTATCCTGAAACCAATGAACCAACTTGTTATTCTCAGCGTCTAAATGTTTCGAAATAAAGAGCTGCTATGATGTAGAATTTACAGTGCTACAACAAGCTCGCACGTGGGAGCTTCTTCTTTACCAACCTGTGTGAATGTTGTTGGATGTAAATGGGTTTATCGCGAACTGTCGAAAGTGATTCGATTTGGGTCTAACACATGTGCAATCTGTTAGTAGTGAGACAGTTTAATCCACCGTTTAAGCTCGAATCTTAGAGAACGTGGAACATGGGTTTAAGCTCGAATCTTAGAGAACGTGGAACACGGATGAATATAACAATTTTAAGTAGCTGCAAAATTGCTTtctatatatgcatatataattcAGATATTTGTTCAAGAAGGTTATTTTCTAAGCTGAGTTTGACCCAATCAATTATTATGCACATGCCATTGTCTTAAGTTCTTATTTTCCAGTCCAGGTAAACAGTAATCCAATTTAGGAGTCATTTTCCTGTTAATGTCGCGAGTTACTCTGTTTATTAAAGTTGAACGGGAAAAAGAATTTGGTGGAGCCGGGGCTCCCACCAAATTTATTGGAGCCCTGGCTCCGACCCACGCGGCGTCTCTCTGACCTTTTgataaaaaaagagattaaatgatatttataaataaaaaagagaaaaaaaattaaaaaggataaaattaacaaaaaataaataaacataaatcATCCCAACTCTATCTTCCACGCTTTGGAGCATAGCATacaattctttttttgttaaaaaaaaaaaaatcttacactAGAGCATGTATGTATTACATGAACTACTGTATTTTGAGTCTTTTGATGTATTTCAATTACATTTGATtgttatttttgcattttacaaattttgttctcaaaaaaaggtataaaaattatactataaaCCCGTTTTTAATTATATTCTTCGATTAAAACAAGCAAACCAGTGAGCAATGCTACAGATACACCCTAAAGTGAagtgtatatcttacacccACTCTATTCTAAGGTTATTTttgtcacatcaattttttaaaattttactaaaaaataattcgGTTTTTATCAACCGTAGGATTCTAGGTGTAAGATCTACATCCCTTTTTGGGGTGTACTAGAAGCATTTTCCAACCAGTCAAccacaattttttaaatttaatttaagtttttttgttAAACTCTCATCCTTAAAACAATATATACTAAAACTGCACTCCCATAtagtattatttttagaaaaaacttttattccttaaaatttagattttttttttcttactcataattttcttttaaaaaaatatctattaaatataaaaatatataaacaccgttctctagcagcttaagcttttagagtacaacagttgtttcacatggtatcagagaaaGAGGTCCCGAGTTCGAATAATGCCAGTCTCGAGCCGAGCCTAGATGCCGTTTTCTAACCGTTTAAATTGTCGCTCTTTAACAACTTAAGtttttaggcttcgtttggttcgggtataaacaagaactagttataccgggcatagatacaagtatggattTTCGTAAGAATAaggttatttttttgtttggatgaaaatgtgactataagctggaactagaaaaattgtgtttgaataaaaatgtgagtataaggtagaatagttggtagttataaatagaaaataatgatattactcctataattgaatttaaatttttaaactgaaaattttaaattgaaaattttaacttttacattttaaattttgaaattaaatttaaaattttaattttcaaaattttaattttaaatatctaattttaaatttaagaccaaatttaaatttgaaagatataaaatatcaaatttaaaatttaaaaactaaaaatatcatatttaaaatttgaaatttaaaaatatcaaatttaaaatttaaactttaaaatttataatttaaaattataaatttaatttttaaaattataaattataaattttagaaatttaaatttaaaataaaaatctctctcaacaAGTTGTTCCGCCCCTGGatgggaacacttgttcccaccctatACACCCGGTatagggtgggaacaagtgttcccacctACCAAAAATATTGTTTGGGTACAAGAAGGGGGATAACCCCTTTATCCCCCCttttgtacccaatccaaacacagctttagctaccgtttggttcggggttaagaaaaaactagttatttcaaggatagagttaagttcaagGTTAAGATCGGGTtggagtatttttgtgtttggttcggggttggagttagtccaggatagtgaaaaatagtatttagtTGGAGTAGGtgagataagaaggatagtgggttattatgaataaaaaatagtgtttggttgggattTGGTGGGATTAAgtagggttagctaaccccacccaaaATGGGCTATCCCGGGTTAGGTgagattagctaaccccacctattttTGGAGGTGTTTGAAAATAATATGAGGGTTAGAAGATTATTCCACTTCTTAACCTCCAACCAAATAAAGGCTTAAAGTATAACGATTATTTcactatattaaatataaacatatataaatgcAGTTCCTTAAGGCCTTGTTTGGTTAGggaatagggataggaataggtcTTTATCCCCCACTTTATACcaaaacgctaattttttatccaagaacAATAATTCTCGGTTATTCCCACCAACatctccattttctatataaaattatctaaaattattcttatccCCGAAAACAACCCAACtttcatccaaatactatttttcttatccccacatttgtatctatttttaaaatagctagttcttatttatacccgaaccaaacgtcCCTAAATCTAATGTcgaaatttttatattcaacaatatCTAGTTAATGTGGAAAGAGAGTGATACACGTCCTTTCCAAATTAATGCAGGTCGTACGTATAGACGTCTCCCCTACGTGACTTGACTCATTCAACTCTATTAGTTAATAGTTGATAATGTCAGTCGTCTTAAAACTTAGAACTCATTTGATGTTGAATGTCGTTTAATTTTATCGAGGCGAAAAGAGTTGGACGAATGCATACAGATATGTCattaattatttgtttctttCATGGGACCGTGCTCATTGTGATAGACGCAAAGAGACACTTACTACTTACGGATACAGAAGGAATTACGTGCTATTTTATCCTATTCTTTTGCTGCATGTAACTCCATCTATCTACAATCCCAAATGAGAATTACGTTCTACGTGGATATTAAGATAAGTTATCtaataataacttattcagAATAAAAATCATGAAGTGTGATTGTAAGAAAatagtttgatttttattttttgaaaaattttattattcttagaataacatatttctatctgaaaaaataatttggagtctgaatataattatattcaatGCTAAATATCTGATTACATTCCTCGTctaccaaatataaattttttaaaataaattaaaaagatattaagTTAAAGTTTTAGCATCGGCACTCTCCATCATCTCTCAAAACTCCTAGTTATTATCCTATTTTGTGATTTATTTTCATTAAAGAGTGCGCGTCCAACCCAGAATTAAACTTTAGTTATCTTATGAAGATCCCATATATTGTATACAAAATAGGATTCGAATGGAAATCCACGACAAAACTAACgttcttaataattttatttttcttattggcAAGAAAATAAGCATTGCAAATAAGATACGATGCACGCTGAAAATAAACACAAATTCTCCAACCAGTCAGCCAGGGATGTCTTCCTTCAAATAGGACAGCATGCAGATTCTTGATCACACAACTAaatattctcttattttttaCCATACAACTCCTAACAAGTTGATCTTAGCTTACAACCTCTTCTCGCTTCCACATTTGTATATACTTAATAAGTGCAATATTTCTGCTCACAATAACCACAATTCTATTACATACTAGATGTTGttgcaagtaatatttttaaagtcGCTGATATGCTAGCAATTATACCGACGATTATTTTGCTAATGTTTTATCTGCAACAGCATGGCGCGGACGTCCTTGCTGCTCGGCCGCTCCTTGGGGTTGTCGGCCGTGCAGAAGCAGGCGATTCTCAGGACGAGTAGCATCTGGTCCTCGAACCCGTTCCCGAGGAGCGTGGGGTCGATGGCGGCGGTGGCGTTCGCAGAGTTCATCACGTTGCGGAGCCACTTGACGAGGCTCATCTCGTCCGTGTGCTGGAAGAAGTCGTCCGACGGCTGCTTCCCCATCACCAGCGACGCCAGGATCACTCCGAAGCTGTACATGTCGCACTTCGCCGTGAACTTGAGCGTCTGGTGGTACTCCGGCGCGATATACCTACATATATATCCAACATAAATAAACAATCAATAcgttattatttttaagtatttaaaGGGTGGTCATATGGTGCGCCACGGATTCTAATTCAATCTGAttcacttattttaataaattaaaatataaaatttattttattttaaattttttgatacatttttattacattttaattttaagaggAAGAGAAATAACGGTTGGTTAGTTGGTGTGTTTGTGTACCCGACGGTGCCGGCGACGTTGGAGGAGGTGATGTGGGTGTGGGCGTCGGGCATCTCCTTGGCAAGGCCGAAGTCGGCGATGCGGGCGTCCATGTTGTCGTCGAGGAGGATGTTGGCGGGCTTGAGGTCGCGATGGATGATCTGCGGGCGGTGGTGGACGTGGAGGTATTCGAGGCCGGCGGCGATCCCCAGGGCGATCCGGTGCCGGGCGGCCCAGTCGAGCTGGCGCCGGCCGTCCGCCACGTCGGCCAGCGCGTCGCGCAGGCTGCCGTTCTTCATGTACTCGTACACCAGGTAGTGGCAGTCGGGCCGCGTCACGTGCGCCAGCAGCGGCAGCAGGTTCCGGTGCCGGATGCGCCCCACCGTCTGTATCTCCGACCTGATCTGCCGCGTCCACTTGTCCAGCAGCCGGCTCTCCGGCTCCGTCggctccccgccgccgcctccggagGAGTCGGGGAGGTGGGCCTTGTAGAcctcgccgcagccgccgcggcCGATGACCTCGAGGGAGGCGAGGGCGGAGTCGGAGTCGAGGAAGGCGAGGTCCTCGGCGCGGCGGATGATCTTCGGGCTGAAGATGCTCGGCCCCGACGGCGACCGGTACCGCCCGCGGGCCACGTTCAGCGCCAGCCGGAACAGCACCGACAGCGCCAGCCCCGACGCCACCCCCGCCACCGACCCGGCCGCGAACCCCACCGCCCACTTCCGCACGCGCTCCCCGTCCCTGTGCCCGTGCCCGTGCCCGTGCGTCGAGCTCGAATTGGATttggaattggaattggaattgggattgggattggtCGTCGTGGAGTTAGAGTTAGGATTGGATTTGGTCGAATTGGAATGGGTCGTGGCGTTGGGGACGAAGAGGCGATCGGTGGTGCGAGAGGAAGCGGGGAGGTTCGGGAGCGCGCGCGCgcgggagcgggagcgggaggGGCGGAGATGGGGGGGCTGGCGGTGGTGGATCGGACGGTGGGGAGAGTAGGAGTAGGAGGAGTGGACGGCGGAGATCAGGGAgaaggcgaggaggaggaggagcaggaacgagagggaggaggggaggggggaaGACGCCATGGatgggtggggtggggtggggtgggtgGGGTAGAGGCGGCGTTTTTGTGTGGAATTTGAGCACGAAGGAAATATAATACTCGAGGTGCCACTTTTATATTGGAGCTGAACGTGCGTAAATATGTATAGAGAACCCTCAACGATAGCAACCTCTGAAATTGGCCCCTTGACCCCCTTTTATGAGACATTTTAATTCGAGTCCAAATATCTTGGGGATCGGAAGTATAAACTGCTAtctttttttatctctctccaaaaaaaattatttgctaCTAACTACTTAAATagatttgctaaaatttaacatcattataattatttgataaatttgataaaatattttactaaaactatttaatacttagaaaatttaaaactaaaataatataaagttgATTGAGGGAATTCAAAACGGTCTAACTCGAGGGGTTTCTATACAATTCTACCCGTGCGAAAGGACGTGGCGGGTGGAGATGGACGGATGTGATGCGCTGCGGAATATTTGGACGGAGGGGATCCGTTCGTGGACCCACGGGCGACGATGTTAAAGTTTTGGGCCTTTGACGCGTTGGCCTCAGCAGGGGGAGACTCAGAGCACGCGATCGAAAGTCAAGCACCGCGGGGCCCGGGGATTGACCCTCGAATTACCCAAATTGCCCCTGGATCGGTAAAGTGGTTTAGCCGCATTCGATTCTTTGTATCTGGTTTTctacgggaaaaaaaaattggatgcaaaatgaccaaaatatctAGTTGCGTCGAAAACCAGCCAACAACAATTTAAAAATcagctaaattatttttaaataaaataaaaaaagagtaacatgctacctatctttcaaagaaaaaaatttaaaaatcagcTTGAGATATTAGGCTAACCGTGATTAACTCTATTAAGCGATTTGGTTCAGTCCTCGATTCTTCttcgtattattttttttacgtaaaaaaaaaaatggatgcaATATGATTAAAATGTCCAATTGCGTGACAATGAAAAAGTAATGATTTAATATTTAGGTCGAGCCATCTGATTCAACCGGTACGAGCTTGATCCAGTTTATAAAGCGATTCGATTCAATCTTTTAAATCGAATAGTTAAAAAATCATTGTAAACCGTTTGAATCAATGAGCCAGTCAGCTTTTAATCAAACCGGTcgaatttttttgattaatgaCGTATAATCAACTTAGCtgatttattatcttttattatatattagtcTTATAAAAAGTGAAACTTAAAAACTTATATCTACTTAATATGATCTAAGTATTaataatgtatatatttatataataaaattaaaaataataattaaatatttataacgaTATAGTGGTTGACCCACGGGTTGATCTAGTAATTAATCCTTGgccaaataatattttcaagtcGTTGGTCCACtcgaaaatattattaaaaaacatTAGATAGGAGGATATATTGGCCATTTAATATTTGTGAGGTGTAAGTGCGAACAACAAAGCCCG
The nucleotide sequence above comes from Ananas comosus cultivar F153 linkage group 17, ASM154086v1, whole genome shotgun sequence. Encoded proteins:
- the LOC109722722 gene encoding leucine-rich repeat receptor-like serine/threonine/tyrosine-protein kinase SOBIR1, whose protein sequence is MASSPLPSSLSFLLLLLLAFSLISAVHSSYSYSPHRPIHHRQPPHLRPSRSRSRARALPNLPASSRTTDRLFVPNATTHSNSTKSNPNSNSTTTNPNPNSNSNSKSNSSSTHGHGHGHRDGERVRKWAVGFAAGSVAGVASGLALSVLFRLALNVARGRYRSPSGPSIFSPKIIRRAEDLAFLDSDSALASLEVIGRGGCGEVYKAHLPDSSGGGGGEPTEPESRLLDKWTRQIRSEIQTVGRIRHRNLLPLLAHVTRPDCHYLVYEYMKNGSLRDALADVADGRRQLDWAARHRIALGIAAGLEYLHVHHRPQIIHRDLKPANILLDDNMDARIADFGLAKEMPDAHTHITSSNVAGTVGYIAPEYHQTLKFTAKCDMYSFGVILASLVMGKQPSDDFFQHTDEMSLVKWLRNVMNSANATAAIDPTLLGNGFEDQMLLVLRIACFCTADNPKERPSSKDVRAMLLQIKH